The following nucleotide sequence is from Candidatus Polarisedimenticolia bacterium.
CCGGCGCAGGGCTCCCACCCCGCCGCGCGCTGCTTCCTCCGAAACAGCTCAAGACCTCGGCCTTTTCCCACATCGGGTTCGTGCGATGGGACGACGCCGGGCGGCCTGAAGATTTATCGACATCTTTGTAGAAAGAATTGGTCACATCGACAAATGTGTCGAGACCTCGAGCCCGCGCGGGGCCTCCCGCCGTTTCGCGATCTCCACTGCTTTCATAGAGCTGCGAGCCGGAAACCCGTAGCGCCGGCGAGGGGAAGGCAGGTGGTATGGGGATTGCCTTAAAAGAGACGCCGAACCAGCGGCAAACGGCGCAGACCAGAGGGCGATGGAAAACGACACGATGGGAAGCATGGCATCCACGGAGCTCGAAGCCGGCGAAGTCGCGACCCCCGCGACCCCCGAACTCCCCAACGGCTTCCTGGAGTTTCTCGCCGGTCTCCGAAGCCAGTTCGAGCCGCGGCGCACGGCCCTTCTGGAATCCCGCGCCCGGGTGCTCGCCGCCGCGCACGCAGGATCGCTTCCGGGCTACCTGCCCGTTTCGGAAGCCCGGACGGCCAGCTGGCGGATCGAGCTTCCCGATTGGTCCCTGGACCAGCGCAATCAGATTACCGGCCCGGCCGACAATCCCAAGCTCCTGATCGCCATGTGCAACACCGCCGACCCCGGCTGCATGCCCGACGGGGAAGACTCCATCACGACCCAATGGGACCACGTGCGGGCGGCCCAGGAGAACACCGTCGCCGCCATCCGCGGCGAGCTGGCGTGGACCGACCCCGAGTCGGGAAGAATTCACGAGATTCGCTCCAGCCGCCAGCTCATGTTCTACCGCCCCCGGGGGCTGCACCTCGCGGAAGGCCGGGTGGTGCCGCACGAGGAGGTCTCCGCCTCGCTGTTCGATCTCGCCGTGGTCTTCTTCCGGACCGCCGCCGAGCGGCGGGCGGTCGCCAAGGACCCCTCCGCGCAACGCAAGCTCTGCTTCTATCTCCCCAAGACCGAATCGGCGGAGGAGGCGAGGTGGTGGAGCGACCTGATCGCGGCCATGGAGGAAGCGGTGGGCCTCCCGGTCGGGACCACGAAGGTGATGTTCCTGATCGAATCGCTCCCCGCGGCCTTGCAAATCGAGGAGATCCTCCACGAGTCGCGCCGCCACGCGATCGGTCTGAACCTGGGGCGCTGGGACTACATGGCGAGCCTGCTCCATTACAAGCTGGCCGACCCGGAGTGGATTCTCCCGGATCGAAACACGATTCCCCACGACATCCCTTTCTTCCAGAACGTCCGGCTCCGGCTGGTCGACGTGTGCCACCGCCGCGGGGCCCTCGCCATCGGCGGCATGACCGCGCTCTTCCCGGATCGCAAGAACGCGGAGCTGAACCGGATCGCCCTGGAGCGCCTCGCTGTCGACAAGAGCAACGAAGCGGCGGCGGGGTTCGACGGCGCCTGGACCGGACACCCCGACCAGCACGAAGGGGCGATCCGGCAGTTCCCGTCCCCCAACCAGATCGGCGTGACCCATCCGGAAGCTCCCGCCGAGCCCCAGTTGACGCCGAACCCCCGGGGCGTGGGGCACGTCAGCCTGGCCGGGACGCGCGACGCGGTGCGGACGGTGATCGAATACCGCTTCGGAGTGCTCTCGGGACTGGGAGCGCGGCTGATCCGCGGCTTCGACCATCACGGAAACCTGATCGGGGGGTTCATGGAGGATCTCGCCACCGATCGGATCTACCGGCTGATGATCGCCCAGAGGATCCGGCACGGCGTGGCGACGGAGGAGGGAGCGGCGATCACGCTGGAGCTCGTCAGCCGGCTGTTCGACGAGGAGTTGGAGAAGATTCTCGCGTCCGCGGGCCCGGACGAGGCAGGCGTGGCGCGACGCTATCGCCGGGCGCGCGAGCTGTCGGAAGCGATGATTCGGCGGGGCGAATTCTAACGGCTGGAATAAATCCAAAACCGGAGGTGAGGATCATGGGACTGGAGGTGGAAGCGGCGGTGAGCGAAGCGGGGGTGGAAGTGGCGGTCGGCGCGGCGGAGGAACGGACCTGGAGATATCCCGAGGAAGAGGTGGCGCGGCTCTTCGCGCCGCCGGAAGGGATCGACCCCTGCCTGAAGCTGCGCGCCATGCTGCGGGAGCGTTTCGAGAAGCGGCACTCGGATCCGCGCAACTCCTTCACGCACACCGCGGGCGCTTTCGACGCCCTGACCGCCTCGATGCTCACCCGGGTCGGGTTCGACGCCATCTACGCGAGCGGCTGGCAGCTGGCCGTCGCCCACAGCATGTATCCCGACATCGGGATCTATCCCTCGCATTCGATGGTGGATCTCGTCCGCGAGCTGATCCGCGGCGTCGAGGGGACCCGCGACACGCATTTCTACGACACCGGCGGCGAGATCCTCAACGTCCCTCCCATCTTCGCCGACATCGAGGCCGGGTTCGGAGGGCCCACCCAGACCTTCACCCTCACCCGGGAGCTGATCCGCGCCGGCGTCGCCGGGGTGCACCTGGAAGATCAGGACCCCGCGGAGCGCACTTGCGGCCACATCGTCGCCCATCACGGCAAGAAGCGGCCCAAAGTGCTGGTCGAGACGCGCCGCTGGATCGAGAAACTGATCGCCATCCGCGCGGCGGCCCAGGCCGCCGGCAAGGACGTCGTGATCATCGCCCGCACCGACGCGGTCGACGGCGCCGTCCCGGGGGGACGTGAGCCCGGGATCCGCAACGCCATCGAGCGCGGCCTCGAGGCCGCCTCGCTCGGCATCGTCGACGTGATCTGGCCGGAGTTCAACGACACGCTCCTGGACGGTCCCCGGCAGTTCGCCGAGGCGATCCACGAGCGCTATCCGAACCAGATGCTCGGCTTCAACCTCTCCCCGTCGTTGCACTGGGGCAAGGCGAAGCAGGGCGGAACGCTCCTGACCAACGCCGATCTCGGAAAGCTCGGCTACGCGCTGCAGTTCTGCACGCTGCTCGCCTTCCGGTCCAGCGGCATGGCGCTGGAGCGCGCCCTGAGGGCGTTCCGCACCAGCGGGCTGGAGGCGCTGGCCGACCTGCAGATCAGCGAGGTGGCGGAGCCCGGGCTGGAGCCCGTGACCCGGAAGCACCAGGCCTTCGCGGGGACCGATCGCTGGCTGACGTTCGAGAAGGTTGCGAAGGACGGCCGGAAGTAGCGGCCGGCTCGGGAGCCACCGCGGGATTCGCTCGGCAAGGCGGTAATCCCGCCGGCCGCGAGAAGCGCCCCGAGCCAAAGCGGCAGAGGAACGGTCTCGCGTCTCATCCTTACTACTACCCTGGTCACGCTACCAATCGCCGGCGGGTCCGCCCCGGATGGCGCCGCGGATTGCGTCTCGACGCGTCCTCGCCGTCGCGGTCGCGCCGCAGGCGGCCGGCAATAAAGAGATAACCTTCGCCAACTCAACGGTCTCGACTCGCGCGGGCGGCGCCGGCCCGCCGCCGAGTTGACGGCTCCCCGATCACTTGCCTATCCTTCCCGGTCACGCTACCCTCGTCAGCCGAGGCTTGGCCCTGGCGTGCCAGGGCCCGAGGATCCGTTGCCACATCCGATTCAGCTCCCTGTCCGGTCCGCGGCGGCGGCGTCCGCCCTCGCGATCCTGCTGGCTGCGCTCGCCGCGGGGGCGGCGGAGCTGGGCGAGGGCGAAGTCGGGGTGCGGATCCAGAATCTGCCGCTTGCGACCCGCGTCATCCTGGAGTTCCCGGCGCGCCCCGCCTACCAGATTCTCCGCCAGGCCGATCGCGTCACCCTGACTCTCCAGGGATCTTTCCGATCGATTCCCTTCAAGTCGAAGAGGCTGGACGATCCCGTGCTCGATCGCTTCAAGCTCGATCGCGGCTCGCGCCAGACCGATCTCCTTTTCTTCACCGGGCCCGAGTTCGGATCGGTGAGCTCCTTCGAGATGACCTCCCCCTTCCGCCTGGTCATCGATTTTCAGCGGCGCGCCGGTGTCCCGGGCCCCTCGCCGCTCGGCGCGGGCGCGCGCGCCGCGCCGGGGGCGGAGCCGCCGCCGCGCCTACCCGAGCAGGAGCCGCCGGGGCGCGCGCCCGTCCCGGAGGGCCCGACGGCGCGGAGCATCCCGGTGCCGACGAAGAAGCCCGGGATCCAGGTGATCGTGGTCGACGCGGGCCACGGGGGAAGCGAGACCGGGGCGAAAGGCCCGACCGGCCTGCTCGAGAAGGACGTGACGCTCGACGTCGCCCGCCGGATCCAGGCCGGCCTGAGCCGCAAGCTCGGGGTGAACGTGATCCTCACGCGGGAAGGGGACAAGCAGGTGCCGCTCGACGAGCGCACCGCCATCGCCAATCACGAGCGCGCCGATCTCTTCCTGTCGATCCACGTCAACGCCTCGCGCGCGAAAGAGGCCCGCGGCGCCGAGACCTATTTCCTCTCCTACCAGGCGACGGACGACGAATCCCGCGCCCTGGCCGCGCTGGAGAACAACACCCTGGGCGTGGCGGCCCCCCCCGGCAATTCGAACCTCGGGATGGTGCTCTGGGATCTCGCGCAGTCGCAATTCCTTTCCGAGAGCAGCCAGCTGGCCGAGACGATCCAGCAGAACCTGAACGACGCGCTGCGCATCGAGAGCCGCGGCGTCAAGCAGGCGCCGTTCCGGGTGCTGATGGGGGCCACGATGCCCGCCGTCCTGGTGGAGATCGGGTTCATCACCAACGGCGAAGAAGAGGCGAGGCTCAAGGAAGGGGTCTACCGGGACCGCATCGCCGCGGCCATCGTCGATAGCGTCGCCGCCTTCAAGGAACGCTCCGAAAAACAGCTGGGACTGCGATGAAGCCCCGCGACAAGGCGTTCCTCCTGGGCGCGATGGTCCTCTCCGTCTCGCTGATCGCCGCAGCGATGCTCTGGAAGGTCGACTCGCGCAAGGCCGCGACGCCGGCTCCCGCGCCCACTCCGGAGCAGGCCGCGTCCCCCGAGACGCCGGCCCTGAGCCGCTCCCCGGTCGAAGGCTCCGAGCAAAACCAGCGGGAGGTCACGCTCTTCTTCCAGGCGCAGGGCGGAGTCGATCTGCAAGGCGAGAAGCGGAAGATCTTTCTGACCGACACCGTGACCGATCAAGCCCGCCAGACGATCAAGGAGCTGATCGACGGACCCCGGGAGTCGCTGCTGCCCACGATCCCGTCCGCGGCGGAGCTGCGGGAGGTCTACCTGGCGGCCGACGGGACCGCCTACGTCGACTTCTCCCGGGCGTTCGTCGACGCGCATCCCGGCGGCTCCTCGGGAGAGATCGACACCGTCTTCTCGCTCGTCGACACCCTCACCTTCAATTTCCCGGAGATCAAGCGGGTCAAGATTCTCGTGGAAGGGGAGGAGCGCAGCACCCTGCGGGAGCACCTGGACCTGACCCGAGCCTATCTCCCCGACATGTCGATCGTCTCGCAGAAGGAGGGGCCCTGAGGTGGCCGATCCGCGGCCGATCGGCGTCTTCGATTCGGGGATCGGCGGGCTGACCGTCTTCCGGGCCTTGTCGGCGCGGCTGCGGGCGGAGAGCCTCCTCTATCTGGGGGACACGGCGCGCGTGCCCTACGGCACGAAGTCGGAGGAGACGGTGACCCGCTACACGCGGGAGTCGGCCCGCTTCCTCCTGCGGCGCGGGATCAAGGCGCTGGTCGTCGCCTGCAACACCGCCTCCGCCCTGGCGCTGCCGGCGCTGGCGGACGAGCTGCCGGTGCCGTCGCTCGGGGTGATCGATCCGGGGGCCCGCCGCGCCTGCCGCGCGAGCGCCACGGGGCGGATCGGCGTGATCGCCACGGAGGCCACGATTCGCAGCGCCGCCTATCCGGAGGCGATCCGGCGCGCCCGGCGCGAGGCGCGCGTGAC
It contains:
- a CDS encoding isocitrate lyase/phosphoenolpyruvate mutase family protein, translating into MGLEVEAAVSEAGVEVAVGAAEERTWRYPEEEVARLFAPPEGIDPCLKLRAMLRERFEKRHSDPRNSFTHTAGAFDALTASMLTRVGFDAIYASGWQLAVAHSMYPDIGIYPSHSMVDLVRELIRGVEGTRDTHFYDTGGEILNVPPIFADIEAGFGGPTQTFTLTRELIRAGVAGVHLEDQDPAERTCGHIVAHHGKKRPKVLVETRRWIEKLIAIRAAAQAAGKDVVIIARTDAVDGAVPGGREPGIRNAIERGLEAASLGIVDVIWPEFNDTLLDGPRQFAEAIHERYPNQMLGFNLSPSLHWGKAKQGGTLLTNADLGKLGYALQFCTLLAFRSSGMALERALRAFRTSGLEALADLQISEVAEPGLEPVTRKHQAFAGTDRWLTFEKVAKDGRK
- a CDS encoding N-acetylmuramoyl-L-alanine amidase, which translates into the protein MPHPIQLPVRSAAAASALAILLAALAAGAAELGEGEVGVRIQNLPLATRVILEFPARPAYQILRQADRVTLTLQGSFRSIPFKSKRLDDPVLDRFKLDRGSRQTDLLFFTGPEFGSVSSFEMTSPFRLVIDFQRRAGVPGPSPLGAGARAAPGAEPPPRLPEQEPPGRAPVPEGPTARSIPVPTKKPGIQVIVVDAGHGGSETGAKGPTGLLEKDVTLDVARRIQAGLSRKLGVNVILTREGDKQVPLDERTAIANHERADLFLSIHVNASRAKEARGAETYFLSYQATDDESRALAALENNTLGVAAPPGNSNLGMVLWDLAQSQFLSESSQLAETIQQNLNDALRIESRGVKQAPFRVLMGATMPAVLVEIGFITNGEEEARLKEGVYRDRIAAAIVDSVAAFKERSEKQLGLR
- a CDS encoding GerMN domain-containing protein, whose amino-acid sequence is MKPRDKAFLLGAMVLSVSLIAAAMLWKVDSRKAATPAPAPTPEQAASPETPALSRSPVEGSEQNQREVTLFFQAQGGVDLQGEKRKIFLTDTVTDQARQTIKELIDGPRESLLPTIPSAAELREVYLAADGTAYVDFSRAFVDAHPGGSSGEIDTVFSLVDTLTFNFPEIKRVKILVEGEERSTLREHLDLTRAYLPDMSIVSQKEGP
- the murI gene encoding glutamate racemase; the encoded protein is MADPRPIGVFDSGIGGLTVFRALSARLRAESLLYLGDTARVPYGTKSEETVTRYTRESARFLLRRGIKALVVACNTASALALPALADELPVPSLGVIDPGARRACRASATGRIGVIATEATIRSAAYPEAIRRARREARVTAVACPLFVPLAEEGWAESEVALLVARSYLSAFDERGIDAMVLGCTHYPLLRGVIAKVLGDAITLVDSAAAVAEETAMLLAEKGLLAEGREKGSHHFFVTDSSRRFEEVGSRFLGMPLARLEQVDITGES
- a CDS encoding aldolase/citrate lyase family protein; the encoded protein is MASTELEAGEVATPATPELPNGFLEFLAGLRSQFEPRRTALLESRARVLAAAHAGSLPGYLPVSEARTASWRIELPDWSLDQRNQITGPADNPKLLIAMCNTADPGCMPDGEDSITTQWDHVRAAQENTVAAIRGELAWTDPESGRIHEIRSSRQLMFYRPRGLHLAEGRVVPHEEVSASLFDLAVVFFRTAAERRAVAKDPSAQRKLCFYLPKTESAEEARWWSDLIAAMEEAVGLPVGTTKVMFLIESLPAALQIEEILHESRRHAIGLNLGRWDYMASLLHYKLADPEWILPDRNTIPHDIPFFQNVRLRLVDVCHRRGALAIGGMTALFPDRKNAELNRIALERLAVDKSNEAAAGFDGAWTGHPDQHEGAIRQFPSPNQIGVTHPEAPAEPQLTPNPRGVGHVSLAGTRDAVRTVIEYRFGVLSGLGARLIRGFDHHGNLIGGFMEDLATDRIYRLMIAQRIRHGVATEEGAAITLELVSRLFDEELEKILASAGPDEAGVARRYRRARELSEAMIRRGEF